A region of Arabidopsis thaliana chromosome 5, partial sequence DNA encodes the following proteins:
- the TAO1 gene encoding target of AVRB operation1 (target of AVRB operation1 (TAO1); FUNCTIONS IN: transmembrane receptor activity, ATP binding; INVOLVED IN: defense response to bacterium, defense response; LOCATED IN: intrinsic to membrane, chloroplast; EXPRESSED IN: 14 plant structures; EXPRESSED DURING: 6 growth stages; CONTAINS InterPro DOMAIN/s: NB-ARC (InterPro:IPR002182), Leucine-rich repeat (InterPro:IPR001611), Toll-Interleukin receptor (InterPro:IPR000157), Disease resistance protein (InterPro:IPR000767); BEST Arabidopsis thaliana protein match is: Disease resistance protein (TIR-NBS-LRR class) (TAIR:AT5G11250.1); Has 64497 Blast hits to 28534 proteins in 952 species: Archae - 44; Bacteria - 3015; Metazoa - 6184; Fungi - 445; Plants - 50575; Viruses - 21; Other Eukaryotes - 4213 (source: NCBI BLink).) has protein sequence MDSSCFLVYRIFRFRKRNKNISSSLSSSSPPSSLSQNWLHPVFLSFRGEDVRKGLLSHIQKEFQRNGITPFIDNEMKRGGSIGPELLQAIRGSKIAIILLSRNYGSSKWCLDELVEIMKCREELGQTVMTVFYDVDPSDVRKQKGDFGKVFKKTCVGRPEEMVQRWKQALTSAANILGEDSRNWENEADMIIKISKDVSDVLSFTPSKDFDEFVGIEAHTTEITSLLQLDLEEVRMIGIWGPAGIGKTTISRVLYNKLFHQFQLGAIIDNIKVRYPRPCHDEYSAKLQLQKELLSQMINQKDMVVPHLGVAQERLKDKKVLLVLDDVDGLVQLDAMAKDVQWFGLGSRIIVVTQDLKLLKAHGIKYIYKVDFPTSDEALEIFCMYAFGEKSPKVGFEQIARTVTTLAGKLPLGLRVMGSYLRRMSKQEWAKSIPRLRTSLDDDIESVLKFSYNSLAEQEKDLFLHITCFFRRERIETLEVFLAKKSVDMRQGLQILADKSLLSLNLGNIEMHNLLVQLGLDIVRKQSIHKPGKRQFLVDTEDICEVLTDDTGTRTLIGIDLELSGVIEGVINISERAFERMCNLQFLRFHHPYGDRCHDILYLPQGLSHISRKLRLLHWERYPLTCLPPKFNPEFLVKINMRDSMLEKLWDGNEPIRNLKWMDLSFCVNLKELPDFSTATNLQELRLINCLSLVELPSSIGNATNLLELDLIDCSSLVKLPSSIGNLTNLKKLFLNRCSSLVKLPSSFGNVTSLKELNLSGCSSLLEIPSSIGNIVNLKKVYADGCSSLVQLPSSIGNNTNLKELHLLNCSSLMECPSSMLNLTRLEDLNLSGCLSLVKLPSIGNVINLQSLYLSDCSSLMELPFTIENATNLDTLYLDGCSNLLELPSSIWNITNLQSLYLNGCSSLKELPSLVENAINLQSLSLMKCSSLVELPSSIWRISNLSYLDVSNCSSLLELNLVSHPVVPDSLILDAGDCESLVQRLDCFFQNPKIVLNFANCFKLNQEARDLIIQTSACRNAILPGEKVPAYFTYRATGDSLTVKLNQKYLLQSLRFKACLLLVEGQNKWPNWGMNLVTSREPDGHIVLYTPSSHLQGPLLMENLYTFEFELVVTSSEFVLEFRADRYKCALGRFDKFGVHVVWCHLDQYESKSPSCKPFWRDFPIVISNGQNILDAILKTPMPSINQ, from the exons ATGGATTCTTCatgtttcttggtttataGAATATTCAGATTTCgtaaaagaaataagaatatttcttcttctctatcttcttcatctcccccttcttctttgtctcaaAATTGGTTGCACCCTGTTTTCTTGAGCTTCCGTGGGGAAGATGTCCGCAAAGGCTTGCTCAGTCACATTCAGAAGGAGTTTCAAAGAAACGGAATCACACCGTTCATTGATAATGAGATGAAGAGAGGAGGATCCATTGGTCCTGAGCTCTTACAGGCTATTAGAGGATCTAAGATCGCGATCATCTTGCTTTCGAGGAACTATGGTTCTTCGAAGTGGTGTCTTGATGAATTGGTGGAGATTATGAAATGCAGAGAAGAGTTGGGTCAAACAGTGATGACCGTTTTTTATGATGTGGATCCATCTGATGTGAGGAAGCAGAAGGGAGATTTTGGgaaggtttttaaaaaaacttgtgTTGGAAGACCAGAGGAGATGGTACAGAGATGGAAGCAAGCTTTGACCAGCGCTGCAAATATACTCGGGGAGGATTCTCGCAACTG GGAAAACGAAGCGGATATGATcattaaaatctcaaaagatGTCTCCGATGTGTTGAGTTTTACGCCATCAAAGGattttgatgagtttgttGGCATTGAAGCTCATACGACGGAGATAACTTCGTTGTTACAACTTGATCTGGAAGAAGTGAGAATGATAGGGATTTGGGGTCCTGCTGGTATTGGCAAGACGACCATCTCCAGAGTTCTATATAACAAACTCTTTCATCAGTTCCAACTGGGCGCAATCATTGACAACATCAAAGTACGTTATCCAAGACCTTGTCACGATGAGTACAGTGCAAAGCTGCAGTTACAGAAAGAATTGTTGTCTCAGATGATTAACCAGAAAGATATGGTGGTTCCTCATTTAGGTGTTGCCCAAGAGAGGTTGAAGGACAAGAAAGTTCTTCTAGTTCTTGATGACGTCGATGGGTTAGTACAACTTGATGCCATGGCGAAAGATGTACAATGGTTTGGCCTTGGAAGTCGCATTATTGTCGTAACTCAAGatctaaaacttttaaaagctCATGGGATCAAGTATATTTACAAAGTTGATTTTCCAACTTCTGATGAGGCTCTTGAAATCTTCTGCATGTATGCTTTTGGTGAGAAGTCCCCTAAAGTTGGTTTTGAGCAGATTGCTCGGACGGTTACAACACTTGCTGGTAAACTCCCGTTAGGACTAAGGGTTATGGGATCATATTTACGGCGAATGTCGAAGCAGGAGTGGGCGAAATCAATACCAAGGCTAAGGACCAGCCTTGACGATGATATTGAGAGCGTTTTGAAGTTCAGTTACAACTCCTTAGCTGAACAAGAGAAAGATTTATTTCTTCACATAACCTGTTTTTTCAGAAGGGAAAGGATTGAGACATTGGAAGTATTTCTTGCAAAGAAGTCTGTAGATATGAGGCAAGGGCTCCAAATCTTGGCAGATAAATCTCTCTTATCTTTGAACTTGGGAAATATAGAGATGCATAATTTGCTAGTACAACTAGGCCTAGACATTGTTCGTAAGCAATCTATTCATAAGCCTGGGAAACGTCAGTTCTTGGTTGATACTGAAGATATTTGTGAAGTACTCACTGATGATACG GGTACCAGAACTCTTATAGGCATAGATCTTGAGTTATCTGGTGTAATCGAGGGCGTAATAAATATTAGTGAAAGAGCCTTTGAAAGAATGTGCAATCTCCAGTTCTTAAGATTCCACCATCCATATGGTGATCGTTGTCACGACATATTGTACTTACCGCAAGGTTTGAGCCATATATCTCGAAAACTTAGACTACTTCATTGGGAACGTTATCCACTGACATGTTTGCCTCCCAAGTTTAATCCGGAGTTCCTTGTCAAAATAAACATGCGAGACAGCATGCTCGAGAAGCTGTGGGACGGAAATGAA CCCATTAGAAACCTCAAATGGAtggatttgagtttttgtgtAAACCTGAAGGAGCTTCCTGATTTCTCTACTGCCACTAATCTCCAAGAATTGAGACTCATAAATTGTTTAAGCTTGGTGGAGCTTCCCTCTTCCATTGGGAATGCCACTAATTTACTGGAATTGGATCTTATTGATTGCTCAAGTCTGGTGAAACTCCCCTCCTCTATTGGGAATCTCACAAATCTAAAAAAGTTGTTTCTCAATAGATGTTCGAGTTTGGTGAAACTCCCTTCCTCTTTTGGGAATGTCACTAGTCTCAAGGAGTTAAATCTCAGTGGTTGTTCAAGTCTTCTGGAGATCCCCTCTTCCATCGGGAATATTGTTAACCTCAAGAAAGTATATGCTGATGGATGTTCAAGTCTGGTGCAACTCCCTTCCTCTATTGGAAATAACACTAATCTCAAGGAATTGCATCTACTGAATTGCTCGAGTTTGATGGAATGCCCTTCTTCTATGTTAAATTTAACTCGTCTCGAAGATTTGAATCTCAGTGGATGCTTAAGTCTGGTGAAGCTCCCCTCTATTGGGAATGTTATTAATCTCCAATCATTGTATCTCAGTGATTGCTCAAGTCTAATGGAACTCCCCTTCACTATTGAGAATGCCACTAATCTCGATACATTGTATCTTGATGGATGCTCGAATCTACTGGAGCTTCCCTCATCTATTTGGAATATCACTAATCTCCAATCATTGTATCTAAACGGATGCTCAAGTCTAAAGGAGCTCCCTTCCTTGGTTGAGAATGCCATTAATCTTCAAAGTTTGTCTCTTATGAAATGTTCAAGTTTGGTAGAGCTCCCTTCCTCCATCTGGAGAATCAGTAATCTCTCATACTTAGATGTCAGTAACTGCTCTAGTTTGCTAGAGCTCAATCTTGTCTCGCACCCCGTGGTTCCAGATTCCCTAATCCTAGATGCAGGAGATTGTGAGTCTCTGGTGCAGAGACTAGATTGCTTCtttcaaaatccaaagattGTTCTCAACTTCGCTAACTGCTTCAAACTGAATCAAGAAGCAAGAGATCTCATCATCCAGACATCGGCTTGTAGAAATGCGATATTACCAGGTGAAAAAGTGCCTGCATACTTCACGTACCGCGCTACTGGTGATTCTTTAACAGTGAAGTTGAACCAGAagtatcttcttcaatctttgagATTTAAAGCTTGCCTTTTGCTAGTTGAGGGTCAAAACAAATGGCCAAATTGGGGGATGAATCTAGTAACTTCTCGAGAACCAGATGGACACATTGTTCTGTACACACCAAGCAGCCATCTTCAAGGTCCACTTTTAATGGAGAATCTGTATACATTCGAATTTGAACTAGTGGTGACTTCCAGTGAGTTCGTTTTGGAGTTCAGAGCTGATCGTTACAAGTGTGCG ttgGGTCGATTTGACAAGTTTGGTGTGCATGTTGTGTGGTGTCACTTA GACCAGTACGAGTCAAAATCCCC GAGTTGCAAGCCCTTTTGGAGGGATTTTCCTATAGTCATTAGCAATGGTCAGAACATTCTTGATGCTATACTCAAAACTCCAATGCCAAGCATCAATCAGTAA
- the TAO1 gene encoding target of AVRB operation1 — protein MDSSCFLVYRIFRFRKRNKNISSSLSSSSPPSSLSQNWLHPVFLSFRGEDVRKGLLSHIQKEFQRNGITPFIDNEMKRGGSIGPELLQAIRGSKIAIILLSRNYGSSKWCLDELVEIMKCREELGQTVMTVFYDVDPSDVRKQKGDFGKVFKKTCVGRPEEMVQRWKQALTSAANILGEDSRNWENEADMIIKISKDVSDVLSFTPSKDFDEFVGIEAHTTEITSLLQLDLEEVRMIGIWGPAGIGKTTISRVLYNKLFHQFQLGAIIDNIKVRYPRPCHDEYSAKLQLQKELLSQMINQKDMVVPHLGVAQERLKDKKVLLVLDDVDGLVQLDAMAKDVQWFGLGSRIIVVTQDLKLLKAHGIKYIYKVDFPTSDEALEIFCMYAFGEKSPKVGFEQIARTVTTLAGKLPLGLRVMGSYLRRMSKQEWAKSIPRLRTSLDDDIESVLKFSYNSLAEQEKDLFLHITCFFRRERIETLEVFLAKKSVDMRQGLQILADKSLLSLNLGNIEMHNLLVQLGLDIVRKQSIHKPGKRQFLVDTEDICEVLTDDTGTRTLIGIDLELSGVIEGVINISERAFERMCNLQFLRFHHPYGDRCHDILYLPQGLSHISRKLRLLHWERYPLTCLPPKFNPEFLVKINMRDSMLEKLWDGNEPIRNLKWMDLSFCVNLKELPDFSTATNLQELRLINCLSLVELPSSIGNATNLLELDLIDCSSLVKLPSSIGNLTNLKKLFLNRCSSLVKLPSSFGNVTSLKELNLSGCSSLLEIPSSIGNIVNLKKVYADGCSSLVQLPSSIGNNTNLKELHLLNCSSLMECPSSMLNLTRLEDLNLSGCLSLVKLPSIGNVINLQSLYLSDCSSLMELPFTIENATNLDTLYLDGCSNLLELPSSIWNITNLQSLYLNGCSSLKELPSLVENAINLQSLSLMKCSSLVELPSSIWRISNLSYLDVSNCSSLLELNLVSHPVVPDSLILDAGDCESLVQRLDCFFQNPKIVLNFANCFKLNQEARDLIIQTSACRNAILPGEKVPAYFTYRATGDSLTVKLNQKYLLQSLRFKACLLLVEGQNKWPNWGMNLVTSREPDGHIVLYTPSSHLQGPLLMENLYTFEFELVVTSSEFVLEFRADRYKCANHIEIKDLVNLNCRTSTSQNPRVASPFGGIFL, from the exons ATGGATTCTTCatgtttcttggtttataGAATATTCAGATTTCgtaaaagaaataagaatatttcttcttctctatcttcttcatctcccccttcttctttgtctcaaAATTGGTTGCACCCTGTTTTCTTGAGCTTCCGTGGGGAAGATGTCCGCAAAGGCTTGCTCAGTCACATTCAGAAGGAGTTTCAAAGAAACGGAATCACACCGTTCATTGATAATGAGATGAAGAGAGGAGGATCCATTGGTCCTGAGCTCTTACAGGCTATTAGAGGATCTAAGATCGCGATCATCTTGCTTTCGAGGAACTATGGTTCTTCGAAGTGGTGTCTTGATGAATTGGTGGAGATTATGAAATGCAGAGAAGAGTTGGGTCAAACAGTGATGACCGTTTTTTATGATGTGGATCCATCTGATGTGAGGAAGCAGAAGGGAGATTTTGGgaaggtttttaaaaaaacttgtgTTGGAAGACCAGAGGAGATGGTACAGAGATGGAAGCAAGCTTTGACCAGCGCTGCAAATATACTCGGGGAGGATTCTCGCAACTG GGAAAACGAAGCGGATATGATcattaaaatctcaaaagatGTCTCCGATGTGTTGAGTTTTACGCCATCAAAGGattttgatgagtttgttGGCATTGAAGCTCATACGACGGAGATAACTTCGTTGTTACAACTTGATCTGGAAGAAGTGAGAATGATAGGGATTTGGGGTCCTGCTGGTATTGGCAAGACGACCATCTCCAGAGTTCTATATAACAAACTCTTTCATCAGTTCCAACTGGGCGCAATCATTGACAACATCAAAGTACGTTATCCAAGACCTTGTCACGATGAGTACAGTGCAAAGCTGCAGTTACAGAAAGAATTGTTGTCTCAGATGATTAACCAGAAAGATATGGTGGTTCCTCATTTAGGTGTTGCCCAAGAGAGGTTGAAGGACAAGAAAGTTCTTCTAGTTCTTGATGACGTCGATGGGTTAGTACAACTTGATGCCATGGCGAAAGATGTACAATGGTTTGGCCTTGGAAGTCGCATTATTGTCGTAACTCAAGatctaaaacttttaaaagctCATGGGATCAAGTATATTTACAAAGTTGATTTTCCAACTTCTGATGAGGCTCTTGAAATCTTCTGCATGTATGCTTTTGGTGAGAAGTCCCCTAAAGTTGGTTTTGAGCAGATTGCTCGGACGGTTACAACACTTGCTGGTAAACTCCCGTTAGGACTAAGGGTTATGGGATCATATTTACGGCGAATGTCGAAGCAGGAGTGGGCGAAATCAATACCAAGGCTAAGGACCAGCCTTGACGATGATATTGAGAGCGTTTTGAAGTTCAGTTACAACTCCTTAGCTGAACAAGAGAAAGATTTATTTCTTCACATAACCTGTTTTTTCAGAAGGGAAAGGATTGAGACATTGGAAGTATTTCTTGCAAAGAAGTCTGTAGATATGAGGCAAGGGCTCCAAATCTTGGCAGATAAATCTCTCTTATCTTTGAACTTGGGAAATATAGAGATGCATAATTTGCTAGTACAACTAGGCCTAGACATTGTTCGTAAGCAATCTATTCATAAGCCTGGGAAACGTCAGTTCTTGGTTGATACTGAAGATATTTGTGAAGTACTCACTGATGATACG GGTACCAGAACTCTTATAGGCATAGATCTTGAGTTATCTGGTGTAATCGAGGGCGTAATAAATATTAGTGAAAGAGCCTTTGAAAGAATGTGCAATCTCCAGTTCTTAAGATTCCACCATCCATATGGTGATCGTTGTCACGACATATTGTACTTACCGCAAGGTTTGAGCCATATATCTCGAAAACTTAGACTACTTCATTGGGAACGTTATCCACTGACATGTTTGCCTCCCAAGTTTAATCCGGAGTTCCTTGTCAAAATAAACATGCGAGACAGCATGCTCGAGAAGCTGTGGGACGGAAATGAA CCCATTAGAAACCTCAAATGGAtggatttgagtttttgtgtAAACCTGAAGGAGCTTCCTGATTTCTCTACTGCCACTAATCTCCAAGAATTGAGACTCATAAATTGTTTAAGCTTGGTGGAGCTTCCCTCTTCCATTGGGAATGCCACTAATTTACTGGAATTGGATCTTATTGATTGCTCAAGTCTGGTGAAACTCCCCTCCTCTATTGGGAATCTCACAAATCTAAAAAAGTTGTTTCTCAATAGATGTTCGAGTTTGGTGAAACTCCCTTCCTCTTTTGGGAATGTCACTAGTCTCAAGGAGTTAAATCTCAGTGGTTGTTCAAGTCTTCTGGAGATCCCCTCTTCCATCGGGAATATTGTTAACCTCAAGAAAGTATATGCTGATGGATGTTCAAGTCTGGTGCAACTCCCTTCCTCTATTGGAAATAACACTAATCTCAAGGAATTGCATCTACTGAATTGCTCGAGTTTGATGGAATGCCCTTCTTCTATGTTAAATTTAACTCGTCTCGAAGATTTGAATCTCAGTGGATGCTTAAGTCTGGTGAAGCTCCCCTCTATTGGGAATGTTATTAATCTCCAATCATTGTATCTCAGTGATTGCTCAAGTCTAATGGAACTCCCCTTCACTATTGAGAATGCCACTAATCTCGATACATTGTATCTTGATGGATGCTCGAATCTACTGGAGCTTCCCTCATCTATTTGGAATATCACTAATCTCCAATCATTGTATCTAAACGGATGCTCAAGTCTAAAGGAGCTCCCTTCCTTGGTTGAGAATGCCATTAATCTTCAAAGTTTGTCTCTTATGAAATGTTCAAGTTTGGTAGAGCTCCCTTCCTCCATCTGGAGAATCAGTAATCTCTCATACTTAGATGTCAGTAACTGCTCTAGTTTGCTAGAGCTCAATCTTGTCTCGCACCCCGTGGTTCCAGATTCCCTAATCCTAGATGCAGGAGATTGTGAGTCTCTGGTGCAGAGACTAGATTGCTTCtttcaaaatccaaagattGTTCTCAACTTCGCTAACTGCTTCAAACTGAATCAAGAAGCAAGAGATCTCATCATCCAGACATCGGCTTGTAGAAATGCGATATTACCAGGTGAAAAAGTGCCTGCATACTTCACGTACCGCGCTACTGGTGATTCTTTAACAGTGAAGTTGAACCAGAagtatcttcttcaatctttgagATTTAAAGCTTGCCTTTTGCTAGTTGAGGGTCAAAACAAATGGCCAAATTGGGGGATGAATCTAGTAACTTCTCGAGAACCAGATGGACACATTGTTCTGTACACACCAAGCAGCCATCTTCAAGGTCCACTTTTAATGGAGAATCTGTATACATTCGAATTTGAACTAGTGGTGACTTCCAGTGAGTTCGTTTTGGAGTTCAGAGCTGATCGTTACAAGTGTGCG AACCATATCGAAATAAAGGATCTTGTAAATCTAAATTGCAGGACCAGTACGAGTCAAAATCCCC GAGTTGCAAGCCCTTTTGGAGGGATTTTCCTATAG
- the TAO1 gene encoding target of AVRB operation1: protein MDSSCFLVYRIFRFRKRNKNISSSLSSSSPPSSLSQNWLHPVFLSFRGEDVRKGLLSHIQKEFQRNGITPFIDNEMKRGGSIGPELLQAIRGSKIAIILLSRNYGSSKWCLDELVEIMKCREELGQTVMTVFYDVDPSDVRKQKGDFGKVFKKTCVGRPEEMVQRWKQALTSAANILGEDSRNWENEADMIIKISKDVSDVLSFTPSKDFDEFVGIEAHTTEITSLLQLDLEEVRMIGIWGPAGIGKTTISRVLYNKLFHQFQLGAIIDNIKVRYPRPCHDEYSAKLQLQKELLSQMINQKDMVVPHLGVAQERLKDKKVLLVLDDVDGLVQLDAMAKDVQWFGLGSRIIVVTQDLKLLKAHGIKYIYKVDFPTSDEALEIFCMYAFGEKSPKVGFEQIARTVTTLAGKLPLGLRVMGSYLRRMSKQEWAKSIPRLRTSLDDDIESVLKFSYNSLAEQEKDLFLHITCFFRRERIETLEVFLAKKSVDMRQGLQILADKSLLSLNLGNIEMHNLLVQLGLDIVRKQSIHKPGKRQFLVDTEDICEVLTDDTGTRTLIGIDLELSGVIEGVINISERAFERMCNLQFLRFHHPYGDRCHDILYLPQGLSHISRKLRLLHWERYPLTCLPPKFNPEFLVKINMRDSMLEKLWDGNEPIRNLKWMDLSFCVNLKELPDFSTATNLQELRLINCLSLVELPSSIGNATNLLELDLIDCSSLVKLPSSIGNLTNLKKLFLNRCSSLVKLPSSFGNVTSLKELNLSGCSSLLEIPSSIGNIVNLKKVYADGCSSLVQLPSSIGNNTNLKELHLLNCSSLMECPSSMLNLTRLEDLNLSGCLSLVKLPSIGNVINLQSLYLSDCSSLMELPFTIENATNLDTLYLDGCSNLLELPSSIWNITNLQSLYLNGCSSLKELPSLVENAINLQSLSLMKCSSLVELPSSIWRISNLSYLDVSNCSSLLELNLVSHPVVPDSLILDAGDCESLVQRLDCFFQNPKIVLNFANCFKLNQEARDLIIQTSACRNAILPGEKVPAYFTYRATGDSLTVKLNQKYLLQSLRFKACLLLVEGQNKWPNWGMNLVTSREPDGHIVLYTPSSHLQGPLLMENLYTFEFELVVTSSEFVLEFRADRYKCALGRFDKFGVHVVWCHLDQYESKSPLVSFVGVASPFGGIFL from the exons ATGGATTCTTCatgtttcttggtttataGAATATTCAGATTTCgtaaaagaaataagaatatttcttcttctctatcttcttcatctcccccttcttctttgtctcaaAATTGGTTGCACCCTGTTTTCTTGAGCTTCCGTGGGGAAGATGTCCGCAAAGGCTTGCTCAGTCACATTCAGAAGGAGTTTCAAAGAAACGGAATCACACCGTTCATTGATAATGAGATGAAGAGAGGAGGATCCATTGGTCCTGAGCTCTTACAGGCTATTAGAGGATCTAAGATCGCGATCATCTTGCTTTCGAGGAACTATGGTTCTTCGAAGTGGTGTCTTGATGAATTGGTGGAGATTATGAAATGCAGAGAAGAGTTGGGTCAAACAGTGATGACCGTTTTTTATGATGTGGATCCATCTGATGTGAGGAAGCAGAAGGGAGATTTTGGgaaggtttttaaaaaaacttgtgTTGGAAGACCAGAGGAGATGGTACAGAGATGGAAGCAAGCTTTGACCAGCGCTGCAAATATACTCGGGGAGGATTCTCGCAACTG GGAAAACGAAGCGGATATGATcattaaaatctcaaaagatGTCTCCGATGTGTTGAGTTTTACGCCATCAAAGGattttgatgagtttgttGGCATTGAAGCTCATACGACGGAGATAACTTCGTTGTTACAACTTGATCTGGAAGAAGTGAGAATGATAGGGATTTGGGGTCCTGCTGGTATTGGCAAGACGACCATCTCCAGAGTTCTATATAACAAACTCTTTCATCAGTTCCAACTGGGCGCAATCATTGACAACATCAAAGTACGTTATCCAAGACCTTGTCACGATGAGTACAGTGCAAAGCTGCAGTTACAGAAAGAATTGTTGTCTCAGATGATTAACCAGAAAGATATGGTGGTTCCTCATTTAGGTGTTGCCCAAGAGAGGTTGAAGGACAAGAAAGTTCTTCTAGTTCTTGATGACGTCGATGGGTTAGTACAACTTGATGCCATGGCGAAAGATGTACAATGGTTTGGCCTTGGAAGTCGCATTATTGTCGTAACTCAAGatctaaaacttttaaaagctCATGGGATCAAGTATATTTACAAAGTTGATTTTCCAACTTCTGATGAGGCTCTTGAAATCTTCTGCATGTATGCTTTTGGTGAGAAGTCCCCTAAAGTTGGTTTTGAGCAGATTGCTCGGACGGTTACAACACTTGCTGGTAAACTCCCGTTAGGACTAAGGGTTATGGGATCATATTTACGGCGAATGTCGAAGCAGGAGTGGGCGAAATCAATACCAAGGCTAAGGACCAGCCTTGACGATGATATTGAGAGCGTTTTGAAGTTCAGTTACAACTCCTTAGCTGAACAAGAGAAAGATTTATTTCTTCACATAACCTGTTTTTTCAGAAGGGAAAGGATTGAGACATTGGAAGTATTTCTTGCAAAGAAGTCTGTAGATATGAGGCAAGGGCTCCAAATCTTGGCAGATAAATCTCTCTTATCTTTGAACTTGGGAAATATAGAGATGCATAATTTGCTAGTACAACTAGGCCTAGACATTGTTCGTAAGCAATCTATTCATAAGCCTGGGAAACGTCAGTTCTTGGTTGATACTGAAGATATTTGTGAAGTACTCACTGATGATACG GGTACCAGAACTCTTATAGGCATAGATCTTGAGTTATCTGGTGTAATCGAGGGCGTAATAAATATTAGTGAAAGAGCCTTTGAAAGAATGTGCAATCTCCAGTTCTTAAGATTCCACCATCCATATGGTGATCGTTGTCACGACATATTGTACTTACCGCAAGGTTTGAGCCATATATCTCGAAAACTTAGACTACTTCATTGGGAACGTTATCCACTGACATGTTTGCCTCCCAAGTTTAATCCGGAGTTCCTTGTCAAAATAAACATGCGAGACAGCATGCTCGAGAAGCTGTGGGACGGAAATGAA CCCATTAGAAACCTCAAATGGAtggatttgagtttttgtgtAAACCTGAAGGAGCTTCCTGATTTCTCTACTGCCACTAATCTCCAAGAATTGAGACTCATAAATTGTTTAAGCTTGGTGGAGCTTCCCTCTTCCATTGGGAATGCCACTAATTTACTGGAATTGGATCTTATTGATTGCTCAAGTCTGGTGAAACTCCCCTCCTCTATTGGGAATCTCACAAATCTAAAAAAGTTGTTTCTCAATAGATGTTCGAGTTTGGTGAAACTCCCTTCCTCTTTTGGGAATGTCACTAGTCTCAAGGAGTTAAATCTCAGTGGTTGTTCAAGTCTTCTGGAGATCCCCTCTTCCATCGGGAATATTGTTAACCTCAAGAAAGTATATGCTGATGGATGTTCAAGTCTGGTGCAACTCCCTTCCTCTATTGGAAATAACACTAATCTCAAGGAATTGCATCTACTGAATTGCTCGAGTTTGATGGAATGCCCTTCTTCTATGTTAAATTTAACTCGTCTCGAAGATTTGAATCTCAGTGGATGCTTAAGTCTGGTGAAGCTCCCCTCTATTGGGAATGTTATTAATCTCCAATCATTGTATCTCAGTGATTGCTCAAGTCTAATGGAACTCCCCTTCACTATTGAGAATGCCACTAATCTCGATACATTGTATCTTGATGGATGCTCGAATCTACTGGAGCTTCCCTCATCTATTTGGAATATCACTAATCTCCAATCATTGTATCTAAACGGATGCTCAAGTCTAAAGGAGCTCCCTTCCTTGGTTGAGAATGCCATTAATCTTCAAAGTTTGTCTCTTATGAAATGTTCAAGTTTGGTAGAGCTCCCTTCCTCCATCTGGAGAATCAGTAATCTCTCATACTTAGATGTCAGTAACTGCTCTAGTTTGCTAGAGCTCAATCTTGTCTCGCACCCCGTGGTTCCAGATTCCCTAATCCTAGATGCAGGAGATTGTGAGTCTCTGGTGCAGAGACTAGATTGCTTCtttcaaaatccaaagattGTTCTCAACTTCGCTAACTGCTTCAAACTGAATCAAGAAGCAAGAGATCTCATCATCCAGACATCGGCTTGTAGAAATGCGATATTACCAGGTGAAAAAGTGCCTGCATACTTCACGTACCGCGCTACTGGTGATTCTTTAACAGTGAAGTTGAACCAGAagtatcttcttcaatctttgagATTTAAAGCTTGCCTTTTGCTAGTTGAGGGTCAAAACAAATGGCCAAATTGGGGGATGAATCTAGTAACTTCTCGAGAACCAGATGGACACATTGTTCTGTACACACCAAGCAGCCATCTTCAAGGTCCACTTTTAATGGAGAATCTGTATACATTCGAATTTGAACTAGTGGTGACTTCCAGTGAGTTCGTTTTGGAGTTCAGAGCTGATCGTTACAAGTGTGCG ttgGGTCGATTTGACAAGTTTGGTGTGCATGTTGTGTGGTGTCACTTA GACCAGTACGAGTCAAAATCCCC ACTCGTTTCGTTTGTAGGAGTTGCAAGCCCTTTTGGAGGGATTTTCCTATAG